In Anaerolineae bacterium, the genomic stretch GCCGGCCAGGTCCCTCGTGCGCCCGGCGTCTTCTGGCTGAAGCCGTAATTTCCCCCTATTCCCAATAAATGATCCAGACGCAGGCGCCGGCCAGCAGAACGGTAGAGGCCGCCATCACCAGCCACTGGGCCGGCGTTGCTGACACATCCCGCGCCGCCCAGAAGAACACGGCCAGCATGCCGGCCGATAGCAGGACCCAGGACGATAAACGGGGATGCCGCTCCCAAAAGCGGCGCAACTGTTCCAGCACCATGCGCATCGTCTCCTTGCTCCCCTGATGCCTGCCGGCGCGCCCCCAGACCGGCAGGGCCTGCCAGGCCTCGAGCACCTGCCGGCGGGTCTCCGCCAGATCGCCGGAATTGTCGATCACCACATCGGCGGCGGCGCGTTTCTCCGCCTGCGGGGTCTGTGCGGCCAGCCGGCGGCGCGCTTCCTCGGGGCTGATGCCGCGGCCGGCGGCCAGGCGCGCGATGCATACCTCCTCCGGCGCATCCACCACCCAGACGGCATCGCACAGCTCGCGCGCCATGCCGGCCTCCAGCAGTTTGATGGCCTCCACGACCACCACCGGCGCAGTGGCCCGGGCGATCTCCTCCCGCACCCGTGCTATCGTGGCCGGATGAACGATCGCCTCCAGCCGGCGCAGGGCGGCCGGGTCGGAAAAGACCTGCCGTGCCAGCGCGGCGCGATCCAGCTCCCCGTCCGGCCCTACCACCTCTGGCCCGAACTCCGCCACGATGGCATCAAAGGCTGGCTCTCCGCGCCGCATCACCTGGCGCGTGACGGCATCCGCGTCGATGACCTGCGCCCCAAGCTCCCGCAGGATCTGCAGGACGGTGCTTTTGCCCGTGCCCATGTTGCCG encodes the following:
- a CDS encoding dephospho-CoA kinase; this translates as MGRAGMSYVIGLTGNMGTGKSTVLQILRELGAQVIDADAVTRQVMRRGEPAFDAIVAEFGPEVVGPDGELDRAALARQVFSDPAALRRLEAIVHPATIARVREEIARATAPVVVVEAIKLLEAGMARELCDAVWVVDAPEEVCIARLAAGRGISPEEARRRLAAQTPQAEKRAAADVVIDNSGDLAETRRQVLEAWQALPVWGRAGRHQGSKETMRMVLEQLRRFWERHPRLSSWVLLSAGMLAVFFWAARDVSATPAQWLVMAASTVLLAGACVWIIYWE